From candidate division WOR-3 bacterium, the proteins below share one genomic window:
- a CDS encoding cytidine deaminase → MNKSTQARLLRAARAASRNAYAPFSKLRVGAAALATSGRIFSGCNVENSSYGLTVCAERVAIFKAVSAGQRDIRAVMVYADTPELTPPCGACLQVIAEFSENPEVVLSNGRAARTNRLRQLLPHGFRL, encoded by the coding sequence ATGAACAAGAGCACTCAGGCACGTCTGCTACGCGCCGCTCGTGCCGCCTCGAGGAACGCTTACGCTCCGTTCTCGAAGCTCAGGGTCGGTGCGGCAGCACTGGCTACCAGTGGCCGCATCTTCTCCGGCTGCAACGTAGAGAATAGCTCGTACGGCCTGACCGTCTGCGCGGAGCGCGTGGCTATCTTCAAGGCAGTGTCAGCCGGGCAGCGCGACATACGAGCGGTGATGGTCTACGCGGACACGCCAGAACTCACGCCGCCATGTGGCGCGTGCCTGCAGGTGATTGCGGAGTTCTCGGAGAATCCGGAGGTAGTGCTGTCGAACGGACGCGCCGCAAGGACGAATCGACTGCGGCAACTCCTGCCGCACGGATTCCGGCTGTAG
- the serS gene encoding serine--tRNA ligase, with translation MLALRRSPLDIERILGLDADRRRLAKDRDEARHRQKQVSEAVGLAKKEKRECVAEMAEAREVSDLVKQLDADVTSIEAEQAELAKQLPNVVHPSVTAEEEIVGQWGEPRKFEFKPLAHWDLGEALGVIDLEAASRLAGSRFVVFKGHGALLERALINYFLDTNTRRHGYIEVSPPFLANAATLEATGQLPHLETEMYKTQDELYLVPTAEPQLVNYHRGQTIPEPQLPLKYVAYTPSFRREAGSYGKDVRGMIRVHQFDKVELVRIVRPEAAYQALEEMRSEGESLLRDLGLPYQVKRLAAWDMAHQSAKTYDLEAWAAGQERWLEVSSISACGDYQTRRGGIRARGKDGKTFFPHALNGSALALPRVFVAILENNQQADGTVVVPEVLRPYMHGLERIK, from the coding sequence ATGCTCGCCTTGCGGCGCAGCCCGCTCGATATCGAGCGGATACTCGGGCTCGACGCCGATCGTCGCCGGCTGGCGAAGGACCGCGACGAGGCGCGGCACCGACAGAAGCAGGTCTCCGAAGCAGTGGGGCTAGCCAAGAAGGAGAAGCGCGAGTGCGTGGCCGAGATGGCAGAGGCGCGCGAAGTATCCGACCTCGTGAAGCAGCTTGACGCCGACGTGACCAGTATCGAGGCCGAACAGGCGGAACTGGCGAAGCAACTGCCTAACGTTGTGCACCCGTCGGTTACGGCCGAAGAGGAAATCGTCGGCCAATGGGGCGAGCCGCGCAAGTTCGAGTTCAAGCCGCTCGCACATTGGGATCTCGGCGAAGCGCTGGGCGTAATCGACCTTGAGGCCGCTTCCCGGCTGGCCGGCTCCAGATTCGTCGTGTTCAAGGGGCATGGCGCGCTGCTGGAGCGGGCGCTCATCAACTATTTCCTCGACACGAACACGCGACGACACGGCTACATCGAGGTTTCACCGCCGTTCCTCGCCAACGCGGCCACGCTCGAGGCGACCGGGCAATTGCCCCATCTCGAGACCGAGATGTACAAGACCCAGGATGAGCTCTACCTCGTGCCCACTGCCGAGCCGCAACTGGTGAACTACCACCGCGGCCAGACCATTCCGGAGCCACAGCTGCCGCTCAAGTACGTCGCCTACACGCCCAGCTTCCGGCGCGAGGCCGGCTCGTACGGCAAGGATGTGCGCGGGATGATCCGCGTGCATCAGTTCGACAAGGTGGAACTCGTTCGCATCGTCCGTCCCGAGGCTGCATACCAGGCGCTGGAGGAGATGCGCTCAGAAGGCGAGAGCCTGTTGCGCGACCTCGGGTTGCCCTACCAGGTCAAGCGACTCGCAGCGTGGGATATGGCACACCAATCGGCCAAGACCTATGACCTTGAAGCGTGGGCCGCGGGCCAGGAACGTTGGCTCGAGGTGTCGTCGATATCGGCCTGTGGGGACTACCAGACTCGTCGCGGAGGGATACGGGCTAGAGGCAAGGATGGCAAGACGTTCTTCCCACACGCGCTGAACGGCTCTGCGCTTGCCCTGCCGCGGGTCTTCGTGGCGATACTGGAGAACAACCAGCAGGCCGACGGTACGGTTGTGGTCCCCGAGGTCTTGAGGCCGTACATGCACGGCCTCGAACGAATCAAGTAG